The Cyprinus carpio isolate SPL01 chromosome A9, ASM1834038v1, whole genome shotgun sequence genome window below encodes:
- the LOC109066022 gene encoding LIM domain only protein 7-like isoform X2 — protein sequence MEWRPQSAVGYEAAYSEAQRWIEAVTKKKFWNSNFRSSLENGLLLCDLINKIRPGVIKKLNRLATPIAGLDNINLFLKACAKLGLKEAQLFHPGDLQDLSTRVTVKPQESSRRLKNVLITIYWLGRKAHSDPFYNGPYLKLKAFEGLLGTALYKALEDCTSLRGSVRNSSCRDNWYSEKEELFPLRAGHRREDSLDSLDSLGSRTYSTSSDTTLKGNSEGCGSDPEADLSFMMSEYKEYRRSQVIAPKTPTQFNQFLPTKEKQSGYVPAPLRKKRADRNDDDRRSWASPMYTEDDGSLTRLLQKSSGSEGSKSVSDITDSETNLSKLTMELRFEELQKMRARIQESEDKWQDDLSRWKNKRRSVNSDIVKKKEEREQIEQITSGTRKPKTFKEMQDARENREQSNYRDSLNSVTDDVFEEPVPRSRTLPVRSYTIDTPNMDKPSVPSIPSLREKQPVAGTEFPTKRDRSSPDIPLKMSNNIVESQTKTQSLLDGPVPTFSNSNSSLIKPTSAIKPTSVNKPSSIFNSSELISSTKPVENSSGLIRPLYKPNSKDTKQSGLDQVSASVPRSYQRSDSARLTSVVTPRPFGTQSNRIASLPRVFTMDDSLKRTNGETDSLKKTMVSNRYAQYVKDEDISQESPVQSSDEERKTPSPVPPVNRVSSMPKSPSPLIPPNEVDYSEMRISLNQKPNSSRDFGFQSNWDSTGVRVKSVVPGTPAEHGQVKVGDEILTVNGHRVADMSYTEWKNSMEEALQQGSLLMDICRHGKNNWGRDLPSLPFKSHKTINLTSLDPLGPSEPYLSTSLDFTSQQTKDTVVKTVNVSSQPRNNYGSNGINGGFHEDSKTVNNKESESITMKNLKRRSEFFEQGGSDTAISNLPIPSITTSTAQYSWDPEEERRRHEKWQKEQERLLQERYKKEQEKLDEEWRKAQQELEKESFKKHEEEKLRLEEERRKREEQERLEKEKKKMEEERKKREEERLRFEEERRKRQEQERFEEEKKKREEEMKKREQERLLLEQERRRREEQERLEEQRRKREEEERFLQEKERNRREEERRRLEEQKRFQEQDKVDYFGYTNVYPQLSYSHRSISKSTPELDEVAKPEIKGVYSKHMGLAGWLLEEELRRKKNPQIQREQAASELELERRSILNAMKYRDPERASDGLGEYSRDYKKEPLSLAEVERQQILQEMKKKTSLNTDNSWIRQQSSASVTAKEPIDLPLRRGESLDNLDMPRSSWSSSWSTSSNTSSIPDYSRPHSSLSGSLSYQSGRPGSGTLQSSQSMSSLRQSWSPSATTPEPEPRGPSRNSALTAGLIWEAQRQEQKSEYETNSSIVTPAIPDSKLGSPQPCDLAVLQQIEEEPITDKEL from the exons GACAACATCAACCTCTTCTTAAAAGCCTGTGCAAAGCTTGGACTAAAAGAGGCTCAGCTTTTCCACCCAGGAGACCTGCAAGACTTATCCACACGTGTGACTGTCAA GCCCCAGGAGAGCAGCAGGAGGCTCAAAAAT GTTCTGATCACCATATACTGGCTGGGTAGAAAGGCACATTCTGATCCTTTTTATAATGGACCTTACCTAAAACTAAAGGCTTTTGAGGGATTACTTGGTACAGCACTATATAAG GCACTAGAGGATTGCACATCCTTGCGGGGCAGTGTGCGAAACAGCTCTTGTAGAGATAACTGGTACTCAGAGAAAGAAGAGCTCTTCCCATTAAGGGCCGGACACAGGAGAGAAGACTCTCTAGACAGCCTCGACTCACTGGGCTCCAGAACTTACAGCACATCCTCAGACACCACACTCAAAGGCAACAGTGAAG GTTGTGGCAGTGACCCTGAGGCAGATCTGAGCTTCATGATGTCAGAATATAAAGAATACCGCCGTTCACAGGTCATAGCACCTAAGACCCCCACTCAGTTCAATCAGTTCCTGCCAACGAAGGAAAAGCAGTCAGGCTACGTTCCAGCACCATTACGCAAGAAACGTGCAGACCGAAATGATGACGACAGGAGAAGCTGGGCTAGCCCTATGTACACAGAAGATGACGGCTCTTTAACAAG ACTGCTCCAGAAAAGCTCTGGTAGTGAAGG GAGCAAATCAGTGAGTGACATCACCGACAGTGAGACAAACCTCAGCAAACTGACGATGGAGTTGCGCTTTGAAGAGCTGCAGAAGATGCGTGCTCGGATTCAGGAAAGTGAGGATAAGTGGCAAGAT GATCTTTCAAGGTGGAAGAATAAGCGCAGGAGTGTGAATTCTGACATTGTGAAGAAGAAAGAGGAGAGGGAACAGATCGAGCAGATCACTTCAGGCACCAGGAAACCAAAGACCTTTAAGGAAATGCAGGATGCAAG AGAGAACCGAGAGCAAAGCAACTACAGGGACAGTTTAAACTCCGTCACTGATGATGTCTTCGAAGAACCTGTACCCCGAAGCAGAACTCTGCCAGTACGTAGCTACACCATTGACACCCCTAACATGGACAAACCTTCAGTACCCTCCATACCATCTCTGAGAGAAAAGCAACCTGTCGCTGGCACAGAGTTTCCTACTAAACGTGATCGCTCCAGCCCAGATATCCCACTTAAAATGAGTAACAACATTGTGGAGAGCCAAACAAAGACCCAAAGCCTTCTGGATGGTCCAGTTCCTACGTTCTCCAACAGCAACTCCAGCCTGATTAAGCCCACCAGTGCGATCAAGCCCACCAGCGTCAATAAACCCAGCAGCATTTTCAACAGCTCAGAGTTGATTAGCAGCACTAAGCCAGTCGAAAACTCCAGTGGTCTCATTAGACCTTTGTATAAACCCAATTCAAAGGATACAAAGCAGTCTGGGCTGGATCAAGTTTCTGCCTCCGTCCCCAGGAGCTACCAGAGATCGGATAGCGCAAGACTCACCTCCGTAGTCACGCCCAGGCCATTCGGCACACAGTCCAACAGAATTGCATCCCTTCCCAGAGTGTTCACG atGGATGACTCTCTTAAGCGCACAAATGGAGAGACAGACAGCCTCAAGAAGACAATGGTTTCCAACCGCTATGCTCAGTATGTGAAAGATGAAGATATTTCCCAGGAAAGTCCTGTACAAAGCAGTGATGAAGAGAGGAAAACCCCGTCTCCTGTCCCTCCGGTCAACAGGGTGTCCTCCATGCCCAAATCTCCTTCCCCACTCATTCCTCCTAATGAG GTGGACTACAGTGAGATGAGGATCAGCCTGAACCAGAAACCCAACAGCAGCAGGGACTTCGGCTTCCAGAGCAACTGGGACTCCACTGGGGTCCGTGTCAAATCTGTAGTTCCag GCACCCCAGCGGAGCACGGTCAAGTCAAGGTTGGAGATGAGATCCTTACAGTGAACGGCCACAGGGTGGCAGACATGAGCTATACTGAGTGGAAGAACAGTATGGAGGAGGCCTTGCAGCAGGGTAGTCTGCTTATGGACATCTGTAGACATGGCAAGAATA ACTGGGGCAGAGACCTACCTTCCCTTCCATTTAAAAGCCATAAGACCATCAATCTGACCAGTCTGGATCCTCTAGGTCCCTCTGAGCCATACCTCAGCACCAGCCTGGATTTCACATCCCAACAAACAAAGGATACGGTCGTGAAAACTGTGAATGTCAGCTCTCAGCCTAGAAAT AATTATGGTTCGAATGGGATAAATGGTGGTTTCCATGAGGATTCAAAGACTGTGAATAATAAAG AATCTGAATCCATTActatgaaaaacttaaaaaggaGGTCAGAGTTTTTTGAACAAG GTGGATCCGATACAGCAATATCAAAT CTGCCCATTCCCTCCATCACTACATCCACTGCACAATACTCCTGGGACCCAGAAGAAGAGCGCAGACGACATGAGAAGTGGCAGAAAGAGCAGGAGCGCTTGCTGCAG GAGAGGTACAAAAAGGAACAAGAAAAACTGGATGAGGAGTGGAGAAAGGCACAGCAAGAGCTTGAGAAGGAGAGCTTCAAAAAACATGAGGag GAGAAGCTGCGTttagaggaagagaggagaaaaagagaggaacAAGAGCGCcttgagaaagagaagaaaaagatggaagaagagaggaaaaaaagagaagaggagagactGCGTTTcgaggaagagaggagaaaacGACAGGAACAAGAGCGTTTtgaggaagagaagaagaagagagaagaagagatgaAAAAAAGAGAGCAGGAGAGACTGCTTCTAGAGcaagagaggaggagaagagaggaaCAAGAGCGCCTTGAGGaacagaggaggaagagagaagaggaagagcgCTTCCTTCAGGAAAAAGAGAGGAAtagaagagaggaggagaggaggcgACTAgaagagcagaagagatttcAGGAGCAAGA TAAGGTGGACTACTTTGGCTATACCAATGTTTACCCTCAGTTATCCTACTCACACAG ATCCATTTCGAAATCTACTCCAGAACTTGATGAGGTTGCAAAACCAGAAATTAAAG GTGTATACAGCAAACACATGGGTTTGGCAGGATGGCTGCTGGAAGAGGAACTGAGGCGAAAGAAAAACCCTCAGATCCAGAGAGAGCAGGCAGCAAGTGAGCTAGAGCTTGAGAGGAGAAGCATCCTCAATGCCATGAAATACAGAGACCCAGAGAGAG CGAGCGATGGTCTGGGTGAGTACAGTAGAGACTATAAGAAAGAGCCTTTGTCTCTGGCTGAGGTTGAGAGGCAGCAGATCCTTCAGGAAATGAAGAAGAAGACTTCCTTGAACACAGACAACAGCTGGATTCGCCAGCAGAGCTCTGCCAGTGTCACTGCCAAAGAACCGATTGATCTGCCCCTCAGGAG AGGCGAGTCACTTGACAACCTCGATATGCCTCGTTCTTCTTGGAGTTCATCATGGAGCACATCTAGCAACACCTCATCCATACCAGACTACAGCCGGCCTCATTCATCCCTCTCTGGCTCCTTGTCATACCAGAGTGGACGTCCAGGGTCTGGCACTCTGCAGTCATCTCAGTCCATGAGCTCCCTCAGGCAGTCCTGGTCCCCATCTGCAACTACACCAGAGCCAGAGCCTCGAGGTCCATCGCGGAATAG
- the LOC109066022 gene encoding LIM domain only protein 7-like isoform X6, translated as MEWRPQSAVGYEAAYSEAQRWIEAVTKKKFWNSNFRSSLENGLLLCDLINKIRPGVIKKLNRLATPIAGLDNINLFLKACAKLGLKEAQLFHPGDLQDLSTRVTVKPQESSRRLKNVLITIYWLGRKAHSDPFYNGPYLKLKAFEGLLGTALYKALEDCTSLRGSVRNSSCRDNWYSEKEELFPLRAGHRREDSLDSLDSLGSRTYSTSSDTTLKGNSEGCGSDPEADLSFMMSEYKEYRRSQVIAPKTPTQFNQFLPTKEKQSGYVPAPLRKKRADRNDDDRRSWASPMYTEDDGSLTSHERAGSDPSSITGLKSQTAAQPSLAYEYESSDSDADRPDPDVVLDDFASRRFHSPSSVAPTNFAIPMSQLEAAAIPCTTRSQVAVSNVSRQTLTHLSSQSQPLERTYRRPVSTGVCIYDDSEEEDDEFGYADPVQDDLYARKVGLRPQPSVTVPSDKFLPKFWTPEEDAHVKKIKLGSQRRPWYRKIQGFSHKKSGSSFEESDGDVNPWLSVPSFSRTQSEPPPSHSLVPEGLALSSLTSTLSSQTQPLTVAQQSAGLHKLEPPDFWPRPDPASGPRLIKCEKRSLLGREHPNDPYNVSADILPDLENDDMFTRRTKTFHSSDDLAKLKYGNFLLPRRRSEADVMVVIQPHHEGEPVYPDIEKDDVVFRRAQQQISNRPLSGAPDNYHPVPIPETWALPPKLQAKLICDPVEPRQHKPKPEIKHGAEQHLKTDDMLLRKLRALNTQEKKEREAPSISFSCSNEDLQKWQAIREASRVRYWKRLMVERLLQKSSGSEGSKSVSDITDSETNLSKLTMELRFEELQKMRARIQESEDKWQDDLSRWKNKRRSVNSDIVKKKEEREQIEQITSGTRKPKTFKEMQDARENREQSNYRDSLNSVTDDVFEEPVPRSRTLPVRSYTIDTPNMDKPSVPSIPSLREKQPVAGTEFPTKRDRSSPDIPLKMSNNIVESQTKTQSLLDGPVPTFSNSNSSLIKPTSAIKPTSVNKPSSIFNSSELISSTKPVENSSGLIRPLYKPNSKDTKQSGLDQVSASVPRSYQRSDSARLTSVVTPRPFGTQSNRIASLPRVFTMDDSLKRTNGETDSLKKTMVSNRYAQYVKDEDISQESPVQSSDEERKTPSPVPPVNRVSSMPKSPSPLIPPNEVDYSEMRISLNQKPNSSRDFGFQSNWDSTGVRVKSVVPGTPAEHGQVKVGDEILTVNGHRVADMSYTEWKNSMEEALQQGSLLMDICRHGKNNWGRDLPSLPFKSHKTINLTSLDPLGPSEPYLSTSLDFTSQQTKDTVVKTVNVSSQPRNNYGSNGINGGFHEDSKTVNNKESESITMKNLKRRSEFFEQGGSDTAISNLPIPSITTSTAQYSWDPEEERRRHEKWQKEQERLLQERYKKEQEKLDEEWRKAQQELEKESFKKHEEEKLRLEEERRKREEQERLEKEKKKMEEERKKREEERLRFEEERRKRQEQERFEEEKKKREEEMKKREQERLLLEQERRRREEQERLEEQRRKREEEERFLQEKERNRREEERRRLEEQKRFQEQDKVDYFGYTNVYPQLSYSHRSISKSTPELDEVAKPEIKGVYSKHMGLAGWLLEEELRRKKNPQIQREQAASELELERRSILNAMKYRDPERASDGLGEYSRDYKKEPLSLAEVERQQILQEMKKKTSLNTDNSWIRQQSSASVTAKEPIDLPLRRGESLDNLDMPRSSWSSSWSTSSNTSSIPDYSRPHSSLSGSLSYQSGRPGSGTLQSSQSMSSLRQSWSPSATTPEPEPRGPSRNRSVSGRKICSLCNSPLGKGAAMIIESLGLCYHLSCFKCIDCRSDLGGTKAGAEVRIRNQQLYCNACYTRLKTGQPTAM; from the exons GACAACATCAACCTCTTCTTAAAAGCCTGTGCAAAGCTTGGACTAAAAGAGGCTCAGCTTTTCCACCCAGGAGACCTGCAAGACTTATCCACACGTGTGACTGTCAA GCCCCAGGAGAGCAGCAGGAGGCTCAAAAAT GTTCTGATCACCATATACTGGCTGGGTAGAAAGGCACATTCTGATCCTTTTTATAATGGACCTTACCTAAAACTAAAGGCTTTTGAGGGATTACTTGGTACAGCACTATATAAG GCACTAGAGGATTGCACATCCTTGCGGGGCAGTGTGCGAAACAGCTCTTGTAGAGATAACTGGTACTCAGAGAAAGAAGAGCTCTTCCCATTAAGGGCCGGACACAGGAGAGAAGACTCTCTAGACAGCCTCGACTCACTGGGCTCCAGAACTTACAGCACATCCTCAGACACCACACTCAAAGGCAACAGTGAAG GTTGTGGCAGTGACCCTGAGGCAGATCTGAGCTTCATGATGTCAGAATATAAAGAATACCGCCGTTCACAGGTCATAGCACCTAAGACCCCCACTCAGTTCAATCAGTTCCTGCCAACGAAGGAAAAGCAGTCAGGCTACGTTCCAGCACCATTACGCAAGAAACGTGCAGACCGAAATGATGACGACAGGAGAAGCTGGGCTAGCCCTATGTACACAGAAGATGACGGCTCTTTAACAAG TCATGAGAGGGCAGGTTCAGACCCTTCATCTATCACCGGGTTGAAATCCCAGACTGCTGCTCAACCGTCTTTGGCCTATGAGTATGAGAGCAGTGATTCAGATGCAGACCGACCGGATCCCGACGTGGTTCTAGATGACTTTGCTAGCCGTAGATTTCACAGCCCCTCCTCTGTCGCTCCAACCAACTTTGCCATACCCATGAGCCAGCTGGAGGCAGCTGCTATCCCTTGTACTACCAGGTCACAGGTGGCTGTCAGTAATGTGTCCCGGCAGACACTGACCCATCTCAG CAGTCAATCACAGCCTCTAGAGAGGACTTACAGGAGGCCTGTATCCACTGGTGTCTGCATTTATGATGACTCTGAAGAAGAGGATGACGAGTTTGGCTATGCTGATCCTGTTCAAGATGATCTTTATGCCCGTAAAGTAGGTCTGAGGCCTCAACCGTCTGTAACAGTGCCTTCTGATAAATTTCTGCCCAAGTTCTGGACACCTGAGGAGGATGCACACGTGAAGAAGATCAAACTGGGCTCCCAGCGCCGGCCTTGGTACAGGAAGATCCAAGGTTTCAG CCACAAGAAGTCAGGTTCATCTTTTGAAGAATCAGACGGTGATGTCAACCCCTGGCTCTCTGTACCTTCTTTCTCTCGCACTCAGTCTGAACCCCCTCCCTCTCACTCCCTAGTACCTGAAGGCCTCGCTCTGTCCAGCCTCACTTCCACGCTCAG TTCTCAAACACAACCCCTCACGGTTGCTCAGCAGAGTGCAGGGCTGCATAAGTTAGAACCCCCTGATTTTTGGCCCAGACCGGATCCCGCCTCTGGCCCCAGACTCATAAAATGTGAAAAGCGTTCCCTTCTAGGGCGTGAACACCCTAATGACCCATACAACGTTTCTGCCGACATCCTGCCTGATTTGGAAAATGATGATATGTTTACACGTCGTACAAAAACCTTCCACTCAAGTGATGACCTGGCCAAGTTGAAGTATGGTAACTTCCTGTTGCCTCGCCGCAGATCAGAGGCCGACGTCATGGTGGTTATTCAGCCCCATCATGAGGGTGAACCCGTTTATCCTGACATTGAAAAAGATGATGTGGTTTTTCGAAGGGCTCAACAGCAAATCAGTAATCGCCCTCTGTCTGGGGCCCCTGATAACTACCACCCTGTTCCTATTCCAGAGACATGGGCTTTGCCACCAAAACTTCAGGCCAAGCTGATATGTGACCCAGTTGAACCCAGACAGCACAAACCCAAACCAGAGATTAAACATGGAGCAGAACAGCACCTGAAAACAGATGATATGCTACTTAGGAAGCTAAGGGCTTTAAATACCCAAGAAAAGAAGGAAAGGGAAGCTCCCAGTATTTCTTTCTCTTGCAGTAATGAAGATTTGCAGAAATGGCAAGCTATCAGAGAGGCCAGCCGTGTGCGATACTGGAAGAGGCTAATGGTGGAGAG ACTGCTCCAGAAAAGCTCTGGTAGTGAAGG GAGCAAATCAGTGAGTGACATCACCGACAGTGAGACAAACCTCAGCAAACTGACGATGGAGTTGCGCTTTGAAGAGCTGCAGAAGATGCGTGCTCGGATTCAGGAAAGTGAGGATAAGTGGCAAGAT GATCTTTCAAGGTGGAAGAATAAGCGCAGGAGTGTGAATTCTGACATTGTGAAGAAGAAAGAGGAGAGGGAACAGATCGAGCAGATCACTTCAGGCACCAGGAAACCAAAGACCTTTAAGGAAATGCAGGATGCAAG AGAGAACCGAGAGCAAAGCAACTACAGGGACAGTTTAAACTCCGTCACTGATGATGTCTTCGAAGAACCTGTACCCCGAAGCAGAACTCTGCCAGTACGTAGCTACACCATTGACACCCCTAACATGGACAAACCTTCAGTACCCTCCATACCATCTCTGAGAGAAAAGCAACCTGTCGCTGGCACAGAGTTTCCTACTAAACGTGATCGCTCCAGCCCAGATATCCCACTTAAAATGAGTAACAACATTGTGGAGAGCCAAACAAAGACCCAAAGCCTTCTGGATGGTCCAGTTCCTACGTTCTCCAACAGCAACTCCAGCCTGATTAAGCCCACCAGTGCGATCAAGCCCACCAGCGTCAATAAACCCAGCAGCATTTTCAACAGCTCAGAGTTGATTAGCAGCACTAAGCCAGTCGAAAACTCCAGTGGTCTCATTAGACCTTTGTATAAACCCAATTCAAAGGATACAAAGCAGTCTGGGCTGGATCAAGTTTCTGCCTCCGTCCCCAGGAGCTACCAGAGATCGGATAGCGCAAGACTCACCTCCGTAGTCACGCCCAGGCCATTCGGCACACAGTCCAACAGAATTGCATCCCTTCCCAGAGTGTTCACG atGGATGACTCTCTTAAGCGCACAAATGGAGAGACAGACAGCCTCAAGAAGACAATGGTTTCCAACCGCTATGCTCAGTATGTGAAAGATGAAGATATTTCCCAGGAAAGTCCTGTACAAAGCAGTGATGAAGAGAGGAAAACCCCGTCTCCTGTCCCTCCGGTCAACAGGGTGTCCTCCATGCCCAAATCTCCTTCCCCACTCATTCCTCCTAATGAG GTGGACTACAGTGAGATGAGGATCAGCCTGAACCAGAAACCCAACAGCAGCAGGGACTTCGGCTTCCAGAGCAACTGGGACTCCACTGGGGTCCGTGTCAAATCTGTAGTTCCag GCACCCCAGCGGAGCACGGTCAAGTCAAGGTTGGAGATGAGATCCTTACAGTGAACGGCCACAGGGTGGCAGACATGAGCTATACTGAGTGGAAGAACAGTATGGAGGAGGCCTTGCAGCAGGGTAGTCTGCTTATGGACATCTGTAGACATGGCAAGAATA ACTGGGGCAGAGACCTACCTTCCCTTCCATTTAAAAGCCATAAGACCATCAATCTGACCAGTCTGGATCCTCTAGGTCCCTCTGAGCCATACCTCAGCACCAGCCTGGATTTCACATCCCAACAAACAAAGGATACGGTCGTGAAAACTGTGAATGTCAGCTCTCAGCCTAGAAAT AATTATGGTTCGAATGGGATAAATGGTGGTTTCCATGAGGATTCAAAGACTGTGAATAATAAAG AATCTGAATCCATTActatgaaaaacttaaaaaggaGGTCAGAGTTTTTTGAACAAG GTGGATCCGATACAGCAATATCAAAT CTGCCCATTCCCTCCATCACTACATCCACTGCACAATACTCCTGGGACCCAGAAGAAGAGCGCAGACGACATGAGAAGTGGCAGAAAGAGCAGGAGCGCTTGCTGCAG GAGAGGTACAAAAAGGAACAAGAAAAACTGGATGAGGAGTGGAGAAAGGCACAGCAAGAGCTTGAGAAGGAGAGCTTCAAAAAACATGAGGag GAGAAGCTGCGTttagaggaagagaggagaaaaagagaggaacAAGAGCGCcttgagaaagagaagaaaaagatggaagaagagaggaaaaaaagagaagaggagagactGCGTTTcgaggaagagaggagaaaacGACAGGAACAAGAGCGTTTtgaggaagagaagaagaagagagaagaagagatgaAAAAAAGAGAGCAGGAGAGACTGCTTCTAGAGcaagagaggaggagaagagaggaaCAAGAGCGCCTTGAGGaacagaggaggaagagagaagaggaagagcgCTTCCTTCAGGAAAAAGAGAGGAAtagaagagaggaggagaggaggcgACTAgaagagcagaagagatttcAGGAGCAAGA TAAGGTGGACTACTTTGGCTATACCAATGTTTACCCTCAGTTATCCTACTCACACAG ATCCATTTCGAAATCTACTCCAGAACTTGATGAGGTTGCAAAACCAGAAATTAAAG GTGTATACAGCAAACACATGGGTTTGGCAGGATGGCTGCTGGAAGAGGAACTGAGGCGAAAGAAAAACCCTCAGATCCAGAGAGAGCAGGCAGCAAGTGAGCTAGAGCTTGAGAGGAGAAGCATCCTCAATGCCATGAAATACAGAGACCCAGAGAGAG CGAGCGATGGTCTGGGTGAGTACAGTAGAGACTATAAGAAAGAGCCTTTGTCTCTGGCTGAGGTTGAGAGGCAGCAGATCCTTCAGGAAATGAAGAAGAAGACTTCCTTGAACACAGACAACAGCTGGATTCGCCAGCAGAGCTCTGCCAGTGTCACTGCCAAAGAACCGATTGATCTGCCCCTCAGGAG AGGCGAGTCACTTGACAACCTCGATATGCCTCGTTCTTCTTGGAGTTCATCATGGAGCACATCTAGCAACACCTCATCCATACCAGACTACAGCCGGCCTCATTCATCCCTCTCTGGCTCCTTGTCATACCAGAGTGGACGTCCAGGGTCTGGCACTCTGCAGTCATCTCAGTCCATGAGCTCCCTCAGGCAGTCCTGGTCCCCATCTGCAACTACACCAGAGCCAGAGCCTCGAGGTCCATCGCGGAATAG